The following DNA comes from Tumebacillus amylolyticus.
GGAGATCGACCCGATTTATTTTAACAAAAGCTACTATCTCGCGCCGGAAGAGACGGGTGGAAAAGCGTACGCCCTGTTGCGCCAAGCGATGTTGGATACGGGGAGAATCGCGGTGGTGAAAGTGATCATCCGTTCGGCGCAGATGCTCGCGGTGCTGCGGGTGTACGACAACGTGCTGGTGATGGAGTCGATCTACTACCCGGAGGAGGTCCGCTCCACGACGCAATTGCCGGCGATCCCGGCTGTCGGGACGGTGGATGAGAATGAGATGCGGGTGGCCAAGCAGTTGATCGAAAGCCTCGCGACGACGTTCGATCCCGAGCAGTACCGCGATGAGTACCGTGTTGCGTTGATGGAAGCGATCGAACAGAAAGTGGAGGGCCAAGAAATCACCACCGCCCAAGCGCCGCAACGCGATCAAATTCAAGACCTCATGGCAGCCCTGCAACAATCCCTCAACACCTCGCGCCCCACAACATCTGCGGAAGAGTCGGAAAAAAGGGTCGTCGGCGGCAACGACACCGGCCCCGTGGATGCAATAGCAACTCCTTCGAAACAAGACAACGTCTCGGTGTTACACGCAGTCTTGGGTTCCACGACGGGCACCGCCGGAGGAGAAAAACCGAAACGTCGTCGGCGCAAAGCGGCGGCGGAGGAATGATCGAGCCGGTCGTCCCGATGCAGCCGGTGCAAGTTGACGAGCCGTTCGACGATCCCAAGTGGCTGTACCAGATCAAGTGGGACGGCGTGCGGATGCTCACCTATCTGGACGAGAGCGGCGTGCGGCTCGTGAATCGAAAGTTGCGAGATCATACATTGAAGTACCCGGATTTGACAGCCGTGCTTCCTGAGCAGGTGCGTTCGAAATCCGTGGTGCTGGACGGAGAAATCGTAGGGTTCGGCGAGGACGGCAAGCCTTCTTTTTCCGCCGCTCTCAAGCGGGACTTGGTCAAAAGCGCGGACAAGGCGTTGGCGTTGAGCCGAACCCGTCCGGCGTACTACATGGTCTGGGACATTCTGTACGCAGACGGCAAGTGGTTGTTGGACGAGCCGTTGTCCCGTCGTCAGCAACGTCTCGCAGACATCTTGGAGCCGGGCCCGAACGTGAAGCTGGTGGACAGCCACGAGTCGGGCACGGCGCTTTTTCGCGTCATGCAAGAGCAGGGGATGGAGGGCATCGTCGCCAAGGAACGAGCGGGGAAATACCACCTCGGCGAGTACAACCCAACGTGGAAAAAAGTCAAATACTACCGCTTCCTCCACGCGGTCGTCGGCGGTGTCAGTGTCAAAAACGGCCTCGTAAACTCGCTCTTGCTCGGCCTCTACAACGACGAGGGCAACCTGATCTTCATCGGCCGCGCCGGCACCGGACTCGACAACGCCATGATCCAAGCCCTCACCCAATTCGTAAACCTTCTGCCCGCGGTCAAACCCCCTTTTCAAAACCCGCCCCGCCACACCGAAACCGCCTATGAAAAATTGGTCTGGTTCCCTCCACAGCTAGTAGTGGAAGTCAGGTTCCTCGAATGGACGTCCGATTTGACACTCAGGTCCCCGGTGGTGCTGGGGTTTCTGGAGAAGCAAGTCATGAGCTGCACGTTTTAAGGAGGAACCCGCCCATGTCCGACACCCTACAGGCCGAATACCCGGTCAAAGTCACCAATCTCGACAAAGTGCTCTGGCCGGAAGCGGGCGTAACGAAAGCGGAGTACATTCAGTACATGATCCACATGAGCCGCTACATGCTCCCACACTACAACGACCGCCTGCTGACCGTCATCCGCTTCCCAAACGGCATCCACGACAAATCGTTCTACCAAAAAAACATCCCCGACGGCGCACCCGAGTGGCTGAAAACGCACCCCGTCTACTCCGAAGACTCGCACCGTGAAATCGACTACCTCATCGCCAACAACACGGCAACTCTGCTCTGGCTTGCCAACCAAGCCGCCATGGAACTGCACCCGTCCTACGCCAAGATTCAAAACCTCGACCAACCGACCAACATCGCGTTCGACCTCGACCCGACCGTCAAGGGCGTGGACATCGCAGGGTTTAAAAAAGCAGCCCGTGTCGCGCTGCTTTTAAAAGCGGCTCTCGACGACCTCGGCCTGCCATCCTATCCGAAAACATCAGGTGCCACCGGCTTGCAGATTTTCATCCCGATTGCACCCGGCTACACTTTTGAAGATACTCGGCTGATTACCCAATTCCTCGCGCAGTACATCACCCAAAAAGCGCCCGACATCTGCACCCTGGAGCGTTTCAAAAAAGACCGCGGCGACAAAGTCTATTTCGATTACCTCCAACACTGGAAGAACAAAACGCTCTCCGGTCCCTACACCCCTCGAGCCGTCGCATCAGCCGCCGTCTCGGCACCCTTGTCTTGGGACGAACTCCGCGAAGGCGTCACCCCCGACTTGTTCACGATCCGCACGATGCCCAAGCGTATCGAGGAGGTCGGTGACCTATTTGCCCCGATGAGCTCTCGCGGGGTGGAGATTCGCGACATCTTGCATTTCATTAAGTACCATCCGACCGGCAAGTTGTAACTCATTAGTATCCACTCTGGTGGTTTCCTCCTTGACGGGCGTGAACGGCTCT
Coding sequences within:
- a CDS encoding DNA ligase, whose translation is MIEPVVPMQPVQVDEPFDDPKWLYQIKWDGVRMLTYLDESGVRLVNRKLRDHTLKYPDLTAVLPEQVRSKSVVLDGEIVGFGEDGKPSFSAALKRDLVKSADKALALSRTRPAYYMVWDILYADGKWLLDEPLSRRQQRLADILEPGPNVKLVDSHESGTALFRVMQEQGMEGIVAKERAGKYHLGEYNPTWKKVKYYRFLHAVVGGVSVKNGLVNSLLLGLYNDEGNLIFIGRAGTGLDNAMIQALTQFVNLLPAVKPPFQNPPRHTETAYEKLVWFPPQLVVEVRFLEWTSDLTLRSPVVLGFLEKQVMSCTF
- a CDS encoding Ku protein, producing MHTMWKGSISFGLVNIPIKMFAATEDKDIKFRMLHEKCGTPVKNVRTCPHCEEELEWKEVVKGFEYQSGQFVIMSEEDMEKISPQRTKTIDILNFVSLTEIDPIYFNKSYYLAPEETGGKAYALLRQAMLDTGRIAVVKVIIRSAQMLAVLRVYDNVLVMESIYYPEEVRSTTQLPAIPAVGTVDENEMRVAKQLIESLATTFDPEQYRDEYRVALMEAIEQKVEGQEITTAQAPQRDQIQDLMAALQQSLNTSRPTTSAEESEKRVVGGNDTGPVDAIATPSKQDNVSVLHAVLGSTTGTAGGEKPKRRRRKAAAEE
- the ligD gene encoding non-homologous end-joining DNA ligase translates to MSDTLQAEYPVKVTNLDKVLWPEAGVTKAEYIQYMIHMSRYMLPHYNDRLLTVIRFPNGIHDKSFYQKNIPDGAPEWLKTHPVYSEDSHREIDYLIANNTATLLWLANQAAMELHPSYAKIQNLDQPTNIAFDLDPTVKGVDIAGFKKAARVALLLKAALDDLGLPSYPKTSGATGLQIFIPIAPGYTFEDTRLITQFLAQYITQKAPDICTLERFKKDRGDKVYFDYLQHWKNKTLSGPYTPRAVASAAVSAPLSWDELREGVTPDLFTIRTMPKRIEEVGDLFAPMSSRGVEIRDILHFIKYHPTGKL